A single region of the Hoeflea prorocentri genome encodes:
- a CDS encoding thiamine pyrophosphate-dependent enzyme translates to MASKKNVCEVLLDSLHVAGARQLFGVTGDALNPLLEAIRGDERFEWIAMRHEENAAYAAYSQAALTGGIGVCAGTVGPGALHLINGLYNAKREGVGVVALTGQIGHKERSTNYHQEVNLEKMFDDVCAFQAVINSPEQMPRLAQIAIQRALIGREVVRIELPIDVTEEPVPNLRKHYHMVTEASAVVPPQSEIERAAEIINKGKKVAFFCGVGCRDAKDMIIDLAKRVKAPVAHTLKGKDIFDYDDGPVVGMTGLIGNPGGYHAVRDCDVLVMLGTDFPYEWFLPDGPEIIQVDCKVENVGRRASVTVGLVGTVKETLERLVPLVQDKSDDSYLKTHVKWAGKWLESMDKQGSLENDGEPLHPQLFAKAISDHAASDAVIAADVGLSTVWIARQMRLKGGRRLVGSFNHGSLGSGLPSGLGAVATDPKRQVWALCGDGGFGMAMQDFVTAVRYGWPLKVIVFNNSELGFVKMEMEVGGYAYNAEATHLVNPDFAEYAKSCGGDGVRVERAKDIMPAIKAAIDSDKPFLIDAIVTAGELVMPPHVSVEQAWGFGMVKIKEGILGLKGDHKQWDNWKEEIKAAL, encoded by the coding sequence ATGGCATCGAAGAAAAACGTTTGTGAGGTGCTTCTGGACAGCCTGCATGTGGCTGGAGCGCGCCAACTCTTCGGGGTGACGGGTGACGCGCTCAACCCGCTGCTCGAGGCCATTCGCGGGGACGAGCGCTTTGAGTGGATTGCCATGCGGCACGAGGAAAACGCCGCCTATGCTGCCTATAGTCAGGCGGCATTGACTGGAGGGATCGGCGTGTGCGCGGGAACAGTCGGTCCCGGAGCGCTCCATTTGATCAACGGTCTTTACAATGCAAAACGCGAGGGCGTCGGTGTTGTCGCCTTGACCGGACAGATCGGTCACAAGGAGCGCAGCACCAACTACCACCAGGAAGTCAATCTGGAAAAGATGTTTGACGATGTCTGTGCGTTCCAGGCGGTCATCAACTCTCCTGAGCAAATGCCGCGCCTTGCGCAAATCGCCATCCAGCGCGCGCTTATCGGTCGCGAGGTCGTTCGCATTGAACTGCCCATCGATGTGACGGAAGAGCCGGTCCCCAACCTGCGCAAGCATTATCACATGGTGACCGAGGCTTCAGCGGTTGTTCCGCCGCAATCTGAAATCGAAAGAGCGGCGGAAATCATCAACAAAGGCAAGAAAGTCGCGTTTTTCTGCGGTGTGGGCTGCCGCGACGCCAAGGACATGATCATCGACCTGGCAAAGCGGGTGAAGGCCCCGGTCGCGCATACGCTCAAGGGCAAGGATATTTTCGACTACGATGACGGGCCGGTTGTCGGAATGACCGGGCTGATCGGAAATCCGGGCGGCTATCATGCCGTCCGGGACTGTGATGTGCTGGTCATGCTTGGCACCGACTTTCCCTATGAATGGTTCCTTCCGGACGGACCTGAAATCATCCAGGTCGACTGCAAGGTTGAAAATGTCGGCCGCCGGGCCTCGGTGACGGTGGGTCTTGTCGGCACGGTGAAAGAGACGCTCGAAAGGCTTGTCCCGCTTGTCCAAGACAAGAGCGATGACAGCTATCTCAAGACGCATGTCAAATGGGCCGGTAAATGGCTGGAAAGCATGGACAAGCAAGGCTCCCTCGAAAACGACGGCGAACCGCTGCATCCGCAGCTCTTTGCAAAGGCCATTTCCGACCATGCCGCCAGCGATGCGGTGATCGCGGCCGACGTTGGTCTCAGCACCGTTTGGATCGCCCGGCAAATGCGGTTGAAGGGCGGGCGCCGGCTTGTCGGCTCGTTCAATCACGGCTCTCTCGGCTCCGGTCTGCCGTCCGGTCTCGGCGCCGTTGCCACGGACCCGAAGCGCCAGGTCTGGGCCCTGTGCGGCGATGGCGGCTTTGGCATGGCCATGCAGGATTTCGTGACTGCGGTGCGTTACGGATGGCCTTTGAAAGTCATCGTGTTCAACAACAGCGAACTGGGCTTTGTGAAAATGGAGATGGAGGTCGGCGGCTATGCCTACAACGCCGAGGCCACGCATCTCGTCAATCCGGACTTCGCCGAATACGCAAAATCATGCGGCGGTGATGGGGTCCGGGTGGAAAGGGCCAAGGATATCATGCCGGCGATCAAGGCCGCGATTGATTCGGACAAACCCTTCTTAATCGACGCGATTGTCACCGCCGGTGAACTCGTCATGCCGCCGCATGTCTCAGTCGAGCAGGCCTGGGGCTTTGGAATGGTCAAGATCAAGGAAGGTATTCTTGGGCTCAAGGGCGATCATAAACAGTGGGACAACTGGAAAGAAGAAATCAAAGCCGCTTTGTGA
- a CDS encoding autotransporter assembly complex protein TamA, with protein sequence MNGDQRSLTAMKAMAFSLAMALLIVTLSPGQAAAFKIFGIRLWGSEDAKEAAEEVPDAVPYDVHLSVDDDAELGELLNSISLLVTKKDSPPSGTIGLLTRAKNDKRRLVAALYSEALYGGTVDILINGTAFENVPIDAVLNRGAPASVHIDVDAGPEFTFARADARTTTGDTIDLAQFGVVVGEPAKSETVVNAESKLVTAWHDDGYAFARIASRDMIADHRNRTLEVDVRLNPGPLAIFGPVTVSGAEDVDSAFIIQQANIPQGTVYSPKRLSDASKRLRGLGVFDSVVIVESEEPGPDNSVSISIEVSERKPRTIGAGVTAATQDGLGTEAFWTHRNLFGRAEQLRIEGAVSGIGRSNFSTSLDYHVAATFTKPGVWGPTTSFKSRLEAQYQDTDAFKKHSFSANAGLEREFDDQLTGSAYLDVEYARFQDTDGPSTSVLVSVPLELIRDTRDDRLNPTTGYRALLSAEPTYDVHNGDSFFKTQAGLSVYRALNSSGSFVLAGRVLVGSIFGADLSEVPADRRFYAGGGGSVRGYEFQSAGPRSGSQPTGGLSLVETSIEARLRVTENIGLAAFIDSGGAFTSSTPGQGGEWFTGAGAGIRYLTPVGPLRVDLGVPLNKISGDPDFGVYLGLGQAF encoded by the coding sequence ATGAACGGCGATCAGCGCTCCTTGACCGCAATGAAGGCAATGGCGTTCTCCCTCGCCATGGCGTTGCTGATTGTCACCCTGTCTCCCGGTCAGGCGGCCGCCTTCAAGATTTTCGGTATCCGGCTCTGGGGTAGCGAAGACGCCAAGGAAGCCGCAGAAGAGGTGCCCGACGCAGTGCCCTATGACGTCCATCTGTCTGTGGACGACGATGCTGAGCTGGGGGAGCTGCTGAACTCCATTTCGCTTCTGGTAACAAAAAAAGACTCGCCGCCTTCCGGAACGATCGGCCTTCTTACCCGCGCCAAGAATGACAAACGCCGCCTCGTTGCGGCGCTTTATTCCGAAGCCCTTTACGGCGGCACCGTCGACATTCTGATCAATGGCACAGCGTTCGAGAATGTACCGATCGATGCCGTTTTAAATCGCGGTGCGCCGGCAAGTGTGCACATCGATGTGGATGCCGGGCCGGAGTTCACCTTCGCCCGGGCAGATGCTCGGACGACCACTGGCGATACGATCGATCTTGCCCAGTTCGGGGTTGTTGTCGGGGAGCCGGCCAAGTCGGAGACGGTCGTCAATGCGGAGAGCAAGCTGGTCACGGCATGGCACGACGATGGTTATGCCTTTGCCAGGATCGCCAGCCGCGACATGATTGCCGACCACCGAAACCGCACCCTTGAGGTTGATGTGCGGCTGAACCCCGGACCGCTGGCAATTTTTGGTCCCGTCACGGTCTCGGGTGCCGAAGATGTTGATTCGGCCTTTATCATCCAGCAGGCCAACATACCGCAGGGCACTGTTTACAGCCCGAAGCGGCTATCGGATGCAAGCAAGAGGCTTCGCGGTCTTGGCGTGTTCGACAGCGTTGTTATCGTGGAATCGGAAGAACCGGGACCCGACAATTCCGTTTCCATCTCCATTGAAGTCAGCGAACGCAAACCACGAACGATTGGTGCCGGTGTCACCGCCGCAACGCAAGACGGTCTTGGGACGGAGGCCTTCTGGACGCACCGGAACCTTTTCGGTCGGGCCGAGCAATTGCGCATTGAGGGTGCTGTTTCCGGTATCGGTCGGTCCAATTTTTCGACGTCCCTCGATTATCATGTCGCTGCGACTTTTACGAAACCAGGTGTCTGGGGGCCAACGACATCTTTCAAGTCCCGTCTGGAAGCGCAGTATCAGGATACCGATGCGTTCAAGAAGCATTCCTTCAGTGCCAATGCCGGGCTGGAGCGCGAGTTTGACGACCAGTTGACCGGTTCCGCCTATCTTGACGTCGAATATGCGCGCTTCCAGGACACGGACGGTCCTTCAACCAGCGTTCTGGTTTCGGTGCCACTGGAACTGATTCGCGATACGCGAGACGACAGACTGAACCCGACAACCGGATACAGGGCCCTTTTGTCGGCGGAGCCGACCTATGACGTTCACAATGGTGACAGTTTCTTCAAGACGCAGGCCGGCTTGAGTGTCTACCGCGCGCTCAACAGCTCCGGTTCCTTTGTTCTGGCGGGCAGGGTGCTCGTCGGGTCCATCTTTGGCGCCGACCTTTCGGAGGTGCCTGCAGACCGGCGGTTTTATGCCGGCGGTGGCGGCTCTGTCCGTGGATATGAATTCCAGTCGGCTGGACCGCGTTCGGGCAGTCAGCCGACGGGTGGGCTGTCACTGGTTGAAACCTCCATTGAGGCGCGATTGCGCGTGACGGAAAACATCGGCCTTGCGGCCTTTATCGACAGTGGCGGCGCGTTCACCTCGTCAACGCCCGGGCAGGGCGGCGAGTGGTTTACCGGCGCCGGGGCAGGGATACGCTATCTCACGCCCGTTGGTCCGCTGCGCGTCGATTTGGGCGTTCCGCTCAACAAGATCAGCGGCGATCCCGATTTTGGAGTTTATCTGGGCCTTGGTCAGGCGTTTTAG
- a CDS encoding HIT family protein: protein MTETPAYDDENIFAKILTGAMPCHKVYEDDKTFAFMDIMPRGTGHCLVIPKAPARNILDVEPADLGHVMASVQKISRAAMKAFNADGVTIQQFNEPAGGQVVFHLHVHVIPRFDGVKLGPPASTMEEPDVLKANAETIKAALDG from the coding sequence ATGACCGAAACGCCCGCCTATGACGATGAAAATATTTTTGCCAAGATTCTGACCGGCGCGATGCCCTGTCACAAAGTTTACGAGGACGACAAGACATTCGCCTTCATGGACATCATGCCGCGCGGCACTGGCCATTGCCTGGTGATCCCGAAGGCGCCCGCCCGCAATATTCTCGATGTCGAACCCGCGGACCTCGGCCATGTGATGGCCAGCGTTCAGAAGATCTCGCGCGCCGCCATGAAGGCGTTCAACGCCGACGGCGTCACCATCCAACAATTCAACGAGCCGGCGGGCGGTCAGGTCGTGTTCCACCTCCATGTTCACGTCATTCCGCGTTTCGACGGGGTAAAGCTCGGACCACCAGCAAGCACCATGGAAGAACCGGATGTGCTCAAAGCCAATGCCGAAACGATTAAGGCTGCCCTGGACGGCTGA
- a CDS encoding rhomboid family intramembrane serine protease produces the protein MTTQRALDEPEGAGPGGPGARQPMFNLPAVIVWVLAIMWLVQLVRDFLLSRLQNLQVVIEGGFIPVRYSIDLGEQSLAWLWTPLTYSLLHGGFAHIIVNSIWLMAFGAVVARRIGTGRFLVFWLFSAVASAGLYWLMNQGSNVPMIGASGVVSGLMGAAARFAFPSGGRFNRTDAHLLPRLTLAQAMGNKTVLIYVAVWFGINALAAFGFAAGAGDGAQIAWEAHIGGFIFGFLLFPLFDVQPRH, from the coding sequence ATGACCACTCAGCGCGCGCTTGATGAACCGGAAGGGGCTGGACCGGGCGGTCCCGGCGCGAGGCAGCCCATGTTCAACCTGCCCGCGGTGATTGTCTGGGTGCTGGCGATCATGTGGCTGGTGCAGTTGGTGCGCGACTTTTTGCTGAGCCGCTTGCAAAACCTTCAGGTCGTTATCGAGGGCGGTTTTATTCCGGTTCGTTACTCAATCGATCTGGGCGAGCAGAGCCTTGCCTGGTTGTGGACGCCCTTGACGTATTCACTGCTGCATGGCGGGTTTGCCCATATCATCGTCAACTCGATATGGCTGATGGCCTTTGGTGCGGTTGTGGCGCGCCGGATTGGAACAGGGCGTTTTCTTGTCTTTTGGCTGTTTTCCGCCGTCGCATCGGCCGGGCTTTACTGGCTGATGAACCAGGGCAGCAATGTGCCAATGATCGGTGCATCCGGTGTGGTTTCGGGCCTCATGGGGGCTGCCGCCCGCTTTGCCTTTCCGTCCGGCGGGCGTTTCAACCGCACCGATGCGCATCTTTTGCCACGTCTGACATTGGCGCAGGCGATGGGCAATAAAACCGTTCTCATCTATGTCGCCGTCTGGTTCGGGATCAATGCGCTCGCGGCCTTTGGTTTTGCGGCGGGAGCGGGCGACGGGGCACAAATTGCCTGGGAAGCGCATATTGGCGGCTTCATCTTCGGGTTCCTGCTTTTTCCGCTGTTTGACGTTCAACCGCGACACTGA
- a CDS encoding CBS domain-containing protein yields the protein MTVKAILDQKGRDVFTVGPDITVAEAGRQLSKHKIGAIVVVDTSGKICGIVSERDIVRSIAEKGPAILENPVSTVMTSSVKVCDDNHTVNQLMEMMTQGRFRHLPVEVDGKIGGIVSIGDVVRMKIEQVEREAEEIKAYIAS from the coding sequence ATGACAGTTAAAGCGATATTGGATCAAAAGGGGCGGGATGTTTTTACCGTCGGGCCGGATATCACCGTTGCCGAAGCCGGCAGACAACTATCCAAGCACAAGATCGGCGCGATTGTTGTCGTGGATACGTCAGGCAAGATCTGCGGCATCGTGTCCGAGCGCGATATCGTGCGGTCAATTGCCGAAAAGGGGCCGGCTATTCTCGAAAATCCTGTTTCGACGGTCATGACATCCAGCGTGAAAGTGTGCGACGACAACCACACGGTCAATCAGCTTATGGAAATGATGACGCAGGGACGCTTCCGGCACCTTCCGGTCGAAGTTGACGGAAAAATCGGCGGCATCGTGTCCATTGGCGATGTCGTGCGCATGAAAATCGAACAGGTGGAACGTGAAGCCGAAGAGATAAAGGCTTATATTGCAAGCTGA